Below is a genomic region from Vitis riparia cultivar Riparia Gloire de Montpellier isolate 1030 chromosome 5, EGFV_Vit.rip_1.0, whole genome shotgun sequence.
TTGCTTAAACTGATTCATGTCTCCTTATGCTGGATTTGGGGTTAGGACCTAAGGTTGGTAGCTAgatttttgtatataaaagGTTGATTTTTCTATTAGGTCTTTTGCTAATAGAATATTTTCTTCCAATGTAGATTTTGAGTACTAGTGTTTGTGATTGCCTTCTTTTTGCAGAAGCTTAATATTCTAGTGGCATGTATAAGAAATAATGTATTTATTCTATCttttattggttttattttgttttgttattgttgatgtggttttcattttttttcaatataaatttctcttcttttctgtGAGAAGAATTGTATTCTTCTCTGGGGTATGATTTGCAAATTGAGTTTACATCTTTTGAAGGTTTTtatattcttatcatttttctaaatctCAGTTTTCTTAATTCTTATCCATGTGAGATGCTGCATTCTCCTTCTGgtatttcttttcctatttttggtgtttgttttcttgggtttttgttttttgtttttttttcttggagtGGAAGtgaaatatttcatttcctttcaaGTGTGCACATCAGCCTTTAATCCTCCCCTCATCTCCCACAAGAAATCCGAGGAAGCagcaaatcaaacaaaaaacagaTAAATTGCTccccaaaaatatataaatttgtagtTTTGAAACATTCAACTGTATATTTGTGAGGAAAATTGGACTTAAAATATGATGCAATTGATTACATTTTTGTCTACTTTGGTGGGCAGGGATTTCGAAAGAGTGATCCTGAGAGATGGGAATTTGCTAATGAAGATTTTGTGAAAGATCAAAAGCATCTCCTTAAGAATATTCACCGCAGAAAACCTATTCACAGCCACAGTCACCCTCAAGGTCCTCCTGCAGATTCAGAAAGAGCAGCATTTGATGAAGAAATAGACAGGCTCTCTCGTGAAAAAACTGAGCTTCAGTTGAAGGTTTACAAGGTCAAACAGCAGCAGTCAGCAAAGCTTCAGTTGGAAGACTTAACCCAGAGGGTTAGTGGAATGGAGCAGAGGCAGGAAAAGTTGCTGACCTTCTTGGAAAAGGCAGTTCAGAACCCTACTTTTGTTAAGCATCTTGCTCAGAAAATTGAATCAATGGATTTTTCAGCATATAATAAGAAAAGGCGATTGCCTCAAGTCGATCACTTGCAGCCAGTTGCTGAAAATAGTCTGTTGGACAATTATAGCAGCTCTAGAACTGAGTGTGGGAGTATTTTCCATAAAGATTTCTCAAATAAGCTGAAACTGGAGTTATCACCAGCTGCTTCAGATATTAACTTGCTTTCACAAAGCACACAGAGTTCCAATGAAGATGCAGGAAGTCCACACATGAAAATATCTGAAGGAGACCCCAAAGAGATGCCCATGCGAACGGAAGGCCATTTATTTGCACCTGAAACATTAGAGCTTTCAGATACCGGAACATCTTTTACTTTTAAAAGGGACCCAACCTTGTCTCAGCAAATGGGAGTGAATGAAAGCCAAAGGCTGCTTTACTTGCAGGAAAGTTTGACCTCTACTGAAGAAGGCGATGGCCATATCTCCTGCCATTTAAATCTAACTTTGGCATCTTCTCCATTACAAGTTGACAAAAGTAGTTCAACTAGGATGCCCCAAATAGGTCAGGATATTGGCAAATCCTCAGCATCTAGGTCTATTGCCGATGCTAAAGAAGCTGATTTTAGAGCTATCCACAAGAGCAGAAATTTTGCTGATGATGACACTATTTTGTCTTCCTCACAAGGGGCCTCAGTTGCAAATGAAGCACCTCCAACTGCTCCGGTCCGGGTGAATGATGTGTTCTGGGAACAGTTCCTGACTGAAAGACCAGGCTCTTCAGACACTGAAGAGGCAAGTTCAAATTTTAGGTCAAACCCATATGATGAGCAAGAAGATAGAAGAGCAGGCCAAGGAATGTTGGGTAACTCAAAAAGCATGGAGCATCTCACTCTTTGAGCACTGGAAGTTTGCATCAAAAGCCGGGTCGTATTTTCAAAGGGTAGTCTCAATTCTTGCTCTGATTTGTGAGTTTTGGATAGGATAAACCATATAATGTCCTTTTTTGGGTTAATAATTTTGCACAGGTGGTTGCTAAAGTTATAAATCAAGAAGATAGCAGTAAAGTGTTCTCTTGATGTTACACCAGTCTAAGTTCATGAACATATTGTTTATGTTTACCAAAAAATAAGTGTTTAATATCTGAATTCTAAATAAACCATATGCACTGCATTTGATTCGTGAATTCTTGTAGATTTCTGATAGTAGCTCATGTAAATTAAGAGTCCGATTGGTAGTTATTCTTTGAAGCATTTCTAAACTTTCTAACACTAAAAATTtctatcttttaagtattagaaatgttagaaatattttctaaaattactgtcaaacggACTATAACTGTGTTAATAATCTACCAATGTGATATTGATCACTGCACTGATAAAATAAACTGTTAGTTTGTCACAGGGAGATTTTAAGTTTCTTAGTAGTTAGGAAATGGTTGATGCATCTGGAGTCAGGATTGTATATTTTCCTCTCTGATTTTTgtcatgaaaaaataactaCCCCCATCTTCCTCATATGAATATTAGGTGAATGTACTCTTGGATACTCTTTCTgatttctgtttttaaaataaaagaatagtaatttttatataagatgcATGAATTCTTGGACTTATATTGAAAAAGTAGTAGTTCTAAACctggttttgaaaaaaaaaaaaatgtgtcaatttttttcactatcttaaattttaaaattttaaaataatttttaaagctaCGAGgtaaatctatatttttgtataagttgtatttttatgttgaattttttattttaaaaataaaaaaacaaaaagtgtatCCAAAAACTGTTTCATTTTCTACTTTTTGGTATGATTCATCAGCATGGTCAATTCACTTATTCACTTTTCCTAGGAATTATACTCTCGCAGCAACATGTTAAAGAAAAAGGTGTTACGAGATGcaatttttagcatttttttttttaattatcgaGAAACCTTTCATTGCCAAGCCTGTAAGACTTTTCATGGGGGTCTAAATCTTGAGGTGTTAATTGTCCCATAACAACTAATATATGCTAAATTCAGCCTATCATTAGTGGTATGATTCGAACCTATGATCACATGACATTTATTGGAACCACACTTCTTAGTATTTGTCCTTACTTTAAAAACTATTAGCACTGAAACTCACCACGGTTACCAGCAATCAAATATTCAGCTTAAACCACATGGCTAAGGTTGCAGGGTCCAGGGTACAGTCTACCCTTATATTCTCATTATTTGTCTTATTATCTAATTCTATATAGCAACTTATTGTATATAATTTGCTCCTGATAGATTAAGCAATTTGTCCATTATCTTTGTGGTCTGTGATTGTACATTTTCTAGGTATTAGAGGCATTAAGAAGGCTCACTACCAATATAAACAATTCTTTCATTAACTTCAACTAAGACAGTCCCCATTAGATGTGGTAATTTTGATACTAACTCCAAAGTGATATGAATTTTAATATGTTCGGATGCATTTGCCTTCAGCTTTAAGAGCTTTTTCTCCCACGCTTGACTAATAGAATAGATGGAACAATTGCTTTCTAGTATGATATTATATGTACACAAAtagtaaataatatatatataaacatgagATGTATTGTGTTGAATAAAAGATCATAACATAAGAGGTTAAATACCCTATGTTATCATACAAACCAATTGATCAATTTTACCATTTCTAGCAGtaggatatgattttttttttttttttttttttttaaataatgatcaTCATagtgttaaaatttattttacatcatGATTCAAACCATATCTTAGTCTATATTCATATTACTAATCATTTGCATTCCGTTAAGGAAATGTTGTTGACCTAGTTGGATATGATCATAGATGAAAATATCATGATATATAGGAGATATATAGGCAATGTATCGCGTAACAACACTTATGGAAACGATATCgaattgagaaataaaaatcgCCATAAATAGCCCATACTTCTAGTCATTTTGACTTGGTCAAAGCACAGTTTGGACCTTGCAGGTAGCCATGCACTGGGGCAAGTTTGCCCCTTGTTAAATATACCAcaccaaacatatatatagtttgcCCCTTGCCattatataaacaaaattttaaaagaatatattaaagaacaaattaattatgaattattttataattaaatgaaaaaatatcatttaattgattgccaaaaatataaaaattattatgataattttcttcatattgtttttaatatcatgaatagattaattaaatattaaaaaattatacatatattatcatttattttatgtcatttaatacaattgaattaaatggatcataattttaatattaaatatatttaaaattggacatattataataaaatattacaatattattatgaaataatatttgatgtaatttaataataaatgtagacatataaaattcatatattttttattaacatattaatattattattaaatatgataaattatatatatcaaattatttaacaaaacaactttaaaatgtctattatacttctaattacatttttatgagatttttcttatatttctatgaattttgttcaattttaggcatattgatatttttttccaaaatattcattaatatatataagatatatgtacaaaataaaataccgatatatctataattaccgatatttttattattagataTGACCGATAACTTTTCATTAAAAGCTCTATAagaatgttatattttattatttaattattgatgTAAGATTCATCACCACAAAAATAAGTTTGACATCAAATACTTAGGATAAGTAATTTAGACTTGAGGTAAACAATTTCAACTTGAAATGTCAAGTGATATTATCACTATTTTAAGAACATATGAATGTATGATTGAATAATACAATgaaaatcatttatcaaataaataagcttgaaaaaaaataatgacctgaataaaattatcatataatgaattaaattaataagaattgcatttcaattatataaaaactagtaagcattaataaaataaacaaaatctaaagataattaaaataaagcaaatttataaaacatgaaACACTTACAACTATCAAATTTTTGAAACATGAACACGACTTcataaacaaatattatttatataatattgtattattttatttttaaagtgatttaatttttttctcaatataaTGAGATTTATAATTTTAGAGATTTTGATCTCCCTAACTAACAAAGACCAATgatataatcaaatatgaatCATAGCAAATTAAGAATTCaataatttgattcaaaattaaaaatccacCGGAATTTTATTATAACTTTGCGTTATAAAGACAAAATTTACTTCGCTCTACGGTTTTGAGTGAtgcaataattttatgaaaacattTAAGATAATGTTTTTTAGGCTGTGAAAATTTCTCAACTGTTCTACATGGTTACAAGTTAAAAGAATTTCTCATAACTCTATATAGTTTAATTAGAACTAtgtataaaaaaagtaataataattaaatattcataatattaattaataataattaaataataaaaataataaaagaattgtGTTGCTTCTAGTTATGATTAATTACAACCTTAGTGCAGCAACAaactatattatttattttcataacttttggtcataaataattttatatcatgaTACTTGCATAATTTCTAGTCATGCACAATAGTTTTTCACATATATGTCCATAAAtcctcattttttattatgCCAATTTTAGCTATCTAAATCTTGAATTTTAGATTCAAGATTATGAAAACAAATGTACTTTTGCAAAATTTTGTCATAGTACAATGCACAATTACTTGAGACTTGAAATATGATCCTCAATTGGCTAAAGGGGAAAATTGATACACTTGTATAAAACTTCGGGAGGGCTTTGTTGTAAAATGGGTgaccaaataaataaagaaagaaataaaaaataatagctACAGGTTTGGTCTACATGACcaagtaaaagagaaaataagggaCTAAAATCGAGACTTGAggtcaaacaaaagaaacaagacAACTAAGAAACGACATAAGGTCAAACATAGATGAAAGACAACCAAAGGCATGACTCGAGGCTAAAAATAGGAGGGAAGACAACTAAAGGCATGATTTGAGGATGAACATAGAATAAAAACTAACTAAAAGTGTGGATCGAGACcaaatatagaagagaaaagacaATTGAAggcataataaaaaaaatgataatgaaaagcATGATTCTCGATCAAACATAGAAAATAGATAACTAGAGGTTTGGTTCAAGGCTATAAGTACAAGGAAAATGATAATTAGAGGTGTAGCTTGAAGCTAAACATAAGATAAGAAAGGATAATTAAAGGCATAGTTTGAGACTGAACATAGAGAAATGATAACTAGAGAGATAACTTGAAGccaaacataagaaaagaaaggatAACTAAAGACACAACTTGATGTCAAATGTAGAAAAAAGTATAACTAAAGGTACAAGTCAAGGTTGAATGTAAAAGAGAAAGGGTAACTAAAGGTGTGCCTTAAAGCAGAATGTAAAAGAAAAGTATAACTATAGACACAAATCAAAGTCCAATGtaatagaaaaggaaaactaaagATGTGACTCAAGGCCaaatgtaggaaaaaaaaaagatagctAAAAGAGTGATTCAAAACTGAACATAAGAGAAAAAGATAACTAAAGGCATGAGTCAAGGTTGAATGTAAAAGAGAAAGGGTAACTAAAGGCGTGCCTTAAAGCAAAATGTAAGAGAAAAGTATAACTATAGACACAAATCAAAGTCCAATGtaatagaaaaggaaaactaaagATGTGACTCAAGGCCaaatgtaggaaaaaaaaatagctaaaGGAGTGATTCAAAACTGAACATAAGAGAAAAAGATAACTAAAGGCATGACTCAAAGTCAAAAGTAAGAGAAAATGGTAACTAAAAACATGGTTTGAATTTGAGCATGGGAGAAAAGAATAACTAAAGGCATAACTCAAAGTCAAACATAGaagaaaatataacaaatacATGACTCAAAGTTGAATAtaggaaaaaagaataattaaagaTGTAGTTTATAGCTAAACATAAGAGAAAAGGATAACTAAAGGTGTGACTCGAAGCTAATGTAAGAGAGAACGATAAGTAAAGGTGCAACTCAAAGCCAAATatgggaaaagaaaattagaggTACAAATTGAAGCcgaatgcaaaagaaaatgataactAAAGGCTTAACTCGAAGCTAAACATAGGAAAAATGAATAACTAAAGGCATGACTTGAGGTGAACATAGAAACAAAATTGTAACTAAAGGCTTGACTTAAAttcaaacatagaaaaaaaaaaaaagacaattaaaGGCATGACTTGAAGTTGAacgtaggaaaaaaaaaaaaaacacaaaagtcACGACATTTAAGtcaaacataaaagaaaagaataaatgaagGCACGATTTAAAGTTGAACATAAGAGAAAATGATAACTAAAAACATTACTTGAAGTTAAGGTGTATCCTTTAAAAGAATTGCTCTCTTATTCCTTTATTCTTAGACTATTTATATCCACAAAAGTCCTTCTCTTAAGAAAAAGAGCTTGAAGAACTAGGTGCTATCCTTCTTCTCTCAAGAAGGGAGAGCATAAAGGACCATTATAAGTGTATTCTCATTCTTTAAGGGTGGGAGAGCCTAAAGAACTACCTATCCAAATCCAAGTGGAtagtccaaaaataaataaaaatattcttttcagCAACAAccaattcaagaaaaaataaaaatggaaaatagcttctaaataaatttattttcttaagaaaaatccaaaaccattattttattagtttattctCATTTAAACAcatgttaaaattaaatatagcataataaatataaaaggaaataaaataaaatatttcacatGGCTTTAGGAATCttgttgcatatttggtaattaaattgGATAAAATCCAATTTACCAAAATTTCCATAATAATTTTGCAACACAAAATTAGGGttagaaattacaaaaaaaattccctaaaatttcaaaaaaccttaaattgatttttttttttttttttttaaagtattctaCATGCATATTGCACATAGATTGCTCTCGAATTGCATGCAAACTTTTACCCCATTTTTTAAGGGTCTTTCTCCACGGATGTCTTCTTTCTTCTCATGGATTACaaggatgaagaaaaaaaatgacataggAAACAAAAATCTATGCTCCATCCATCCGGAGCTTACAACCCACCTAtgtaaaaggagaaaaaatttTACTAACAAAAATATTCCTATGCTCCTAAATACAAGGCTTACAATTCAATCTAAGAGAAAAAATCACAAGTATAACCATCATATTAAGATAACAATATCACATGCACATACCTTCATCCTTAGGGCCATAGTATGAATAAAAACCCTACAAAACCAAAATTAGCTCATCCTAAAGCATATCTAACATGAAATAACTATCCTAGGGCTCTAATACTAGTTGTTGGGAATCTTGGATTGCTCCATTCTCTAGCCTTGGATCTCGTAGGGTGAATGCATATACCATAGACTTCTCTAAATCAAAACATAATCAAGACATTCAAAACACCAATATGATATTAGATGTAGAGAATAATGAAAACATacctagatttggatgttcttgGATCAATTCCAAACcatagaagatgttgaagaatctGAAACCATAGAAGACATCGTAGATCTTGTCTACTCAATAGTCTTCCACTTGATCTTTTAAAAAGTGATCTAGGCATGAGAAAATGATAAGTTTTTCTTTGTAGAGGGTGACTAGGGTTTCTCTCTTTATAGGGCTCCTTGTAAACTTAAGCGACTTGAACCCAAAATGGGTTTGAGTTACCTAATTTAGTCTAACtaggtcttaattaattaattagtcttaatgaacttaaattaattaactagccCATaccaaaaaaacaattcataacatctaatGCAACAttgcatttttaccaaaatgtctTTATATACACTTATTAACTAGAAACCTAAATCCCTTAAAATAAACATGTCTTCGTGAAATAAACGCTTGAGCAGGGACCATTAAAAcctataggaaaatattggttCACTCGCaatataattttgaagttgatttaacactCCACTAATGCAACATTGCAGTTTTACCAAAATGTCTTTGTATACACTTATGAACTAGAAACCTAAATCCCTTAAAATAAACTTGTTTTCATGAAATAAGCCCTTGAATAGGGACCATTGGAAcctataggaaaatattggttcactcataatataattatgaagttgattcaacacgCTACTAAAGAGAATAATTGCACTGTACTATCTTATGAGATTACAATGAGCATAGCTCAGGTTTGTGTCATACTATCCATTGTATAcagactccctatgaactagtatccataatctaacaaagtagtattatcacctatcaagattatctctccaatccttgagttatagatccttcTTATTGTGTGATTAATTGACATATTCTAGATCCAATGAgtatatgttaaattttattaagtgAAAATGTTATAATCAcagtcttctagatcacatgtcctttagatcactcaatgggacacattgtctcaataccatgagatatcatggtatctttattgagaatatctattgccACTAGCCTTCATTAATAGTGATCCAATCCATAGGAATATATAACcattttagggtctcacccattgATCAAAGCCTTATATTGATTTTGACACATGTTTAATATCCCTTTTacggttgagagtccatgcaacgTAGTAACTTggtaaatcatgataattgatagtcttatgtcatgatcaccataggtcttatccaatgtgtaaccatatataCTAGTACACTCATCATAGGAAACTCATTCCGATGACCAATGTAAATCATTCCTTCAATTATGAGGTATTACACTACAATCTCTACTGGATGTCTAAATCCATGAATCGATTATGATTAACTTATCACTTTGCAAGAGATtcatgacttgtatcctctATATAACTTATAATGCTCCCAAATGATGTACAAGACAAGTGATATAAGCGTACATTGTCAAATAAACAATTAATGCAAATGAGATAATACAaggaaactaagaaaaataaagaaatttattaaCGAATCTAAAATTGTCATatcatttcatgttttttagGGGACAATCCCAACAACCATATATTGTTTGTCATATGAGCAAGACCTTGAATGTTTGAATATTACACCAATACAAAGAAAGAACAACTAGTTGTTACTTTTGCACTTGATAAGCTTAAGGCCTATCTTTTGGGCATTTCTATTGTTATCTTCATAGACTATTTAGTATTAAAGTAACTTTAAAGCAAAAAAGATGCCTAGGCGGGATTGATTAGGTAGATCTTATTCCtacaagaatttaaaattaaaatcaaggaTAAAAGGAAGTGGGTAGTGTGGTGGTTGACTACCTCTCGTGCACTATCATTGATTTTCAAGGGGATGAAAGCTAATAAATGAAAAGTTTACAAATGATACATTGCTTAGAATTATGAAACTTCCTTAGTTTGCTTGTATTATCAACTTCTTAGTGATTGGGAAAGCTATTAGAGGAGtgaaaaacataagaaaacatatttttcttattaaggGTGTAGAATTACATATGGGGTGATCCTTATGCAAATATTGCCTAATTCATCCAATTCAAGTTTGAGCAAGTTGGATTAAGGACACATCATCTTTATTGTCTCTAAATGCTCTTATTACTTTGAGATATCCTAAACATGTGGTAGATGGTGGAGTGATATAAAAATGTAGAAGACTTGGGTTAGTTTCAATGTTGTAAGAGGAAACAAAGCAAAATGAGTGGAAACCCAATGTGTGACATCTCTCCAAGATATTGTTACAATGAAAAAGATCTTAAACTAGCTcaaaaaattcatcaatttttttatttttaattttgtttaatttctcaatttcttaAGCTACATCTTTaagatttaataaaaaattcttttcaaacTTGTTTCTAGTCACTTATTGGGTTCAACACTCAAAATACTTGCCTAGtattacaaatttaaaactCTTATAATTAAGGGTTTAGAAACAAGAGCATAAACCCAATCATAAGCCCATATGTATATGTTTgacgtatttttttttttataaatgtatagatatttgagaaattaatttttaaaatacctcaaattggaaaataattccaattctaTGACGGTTTCAAACATGTAGGATTTTGAggtggaaaaaaattaatattttcatattttaataaaagtttcttATGCAAACCTCACCTCACCCATTTCTCGAACCCTAACACCCATTTCCCTTTCCCCTTCAAACTTTTCCCTACACTTGTTGCTCACCATTGGAGTAGAGTTCCTTACATCAACATCAATAGAAAAGAGTTGAAGGTGCAAATATGAGACACCATTGCTTGTGAGTGTTAGGTAAGTTTTAtggttgtgtttggttgccaagaaagtgtaggaaagttgaaaaaaaaaaatgaagttttcgtttttttttttttacaatcaaattgagtaagCTAAAAGTTGCAAtgaaagttttcattttttgtggttttgcttgttgtgattctgtttggttgccaagaatgTGTGggaaacttgaaaattttctggTTCCACTTGTGGAAATCTTACTAATGGATTGAGGATGCCAAGTGTGCAACATTTGAACAAAGAgaatcaatgttttcataatcggaccggtcattgaactgaaaaagttatcggttcacaGTTCACTGGTCAGATCGACGGTTGAACCGTGGTTGAACCATGGTTAAACCGGTAACAtcataaatatgtattttattattttatatattataaaaaaattaaaaaaattaaaaaattaataaattttgatagcatctactttgtttgttaagttttttcacaaaattttttacttgtagaagtcatcaattatcatatatgatatctataacacaatataaaatgttatacattcataatgtcaataaacccaatatttatcaaataatcaaaccattgTTATCCTATAATAACCACattatcaaagagttgttaacttaacacattatccataatagataatacaaatgtcaaccacaggtccacaacacttaaataattgctcaaaatataacatgtcaatgtttgaatattcatgaagacttttgcatactaataaatataaaattcatctcttcattcattttggaaattggaatatggagattgaaaatgagcatctggaaaaccaaagttctccacaTCAAGCTCTTCTATGGCCACGCCACCACCATCCTcatcatctacaaaaatattgaatatatatcaacaagaaatcatttttgaagaaaaaatataattattgaacttttataagtttaaaaattctactaaccaatgtgagaacttgaacattccacttcatttattggaattgaccCTTCTTCATATAGAAGATTTTCCCACTCTTCAATATCTAGCTTTGTTAGTTGGTAGTCATCAACTATCCAAAAATCGGTCTcatcaatgcatgcatagtcaatgggatcatagattcttttcttgttatagaacctaaaaaagaaaaacatataattattcataattgtgaataaaagaatttaaattcaaaacaactaagaaagCATTTATACCGATTTTTTAGCCGCAAATTGTAATGAATGTATACAAGATCATTAAACCTTTGATGCTCCAATCTATTCCTTCTTTTGGTATGTATACGTTCAAAGACACTCCAATTCCTCTCACATCTAGAAGAGGATGCAGTTTGACTCAATATTTGAATGGCCAACTTTTGCAAATGTGGTGCATTGTATCCATGTAGCCTCCACCATTCATCTAGTTaccatttcacattaaaaataagaaaaaaataaaacacattagcaagtttaaaatattaaatagtaagtaggtaactaataaaaaaaacaaacacactaataaatgaaaataatcttttaccaggttgaagtacttcacgtgaagaataagcaaggtctcttccaaaacttcccaatTGATTACAAAACagcttcatttcattcattgtttcaagcttgcctttcagaattttttgatcaataacatccatgacacctccaataacagttggcttattacaaaagttttccTAATTATATTGGAAACATGGATTCAACCAATAAGTTGTTGAATGAATGTTCTTCTTTAATTGTTGATCCCAACGTTGCTTTATGATGTCTATATAAGGCTTGTATAGTCTTTGCTGTAGTTAAACAATTTCTTGATGCCCAAACGAACCTTATACATGCCTTCATACACATATTCCATCGAAGGCctctcatcacaatcaacaataCGCAATAAGCGCATTAGTGAAGATATAAGattcacaacaatca
It encodes:
- the LOC117914632 gene encoding heat stress transcription factor A-5; translated protein: MDGGPAGGGGVGGGATGPAPFLLKTYEMVDDSSTDEIVSWSSTKSSFVVWNPPEFARVLLPMYFKHNNFSSFIRQLNTYGFRKSDPERWEFANEDFVKDQKHLLKNIHRRKPIHSHSHPQGPPADSERAAFDEEIDRLSREKTELQLKVYKVKQQQSAKLQLEDLTQRVSGMEQRQEKLLTFLEKAVQNPTFVKHLAQKIESMDFSAYNKKRRLPQVDHLQPVAENSLLDNYSSSRTECGSIFHKDFSNKLKLELSPAASDINLLSQSTQSSNEDAGSPHMKISEGDPKEMPMRTEGHLFAPETLELSDTGTSFTFKRDPTLSQQMGVNESQRLLYLQESLTSTEEGDGHISCHLNLTLASSPLQVDKSSSTRMPQIGQDIGKSSASRSIADAKEADFRAIHKSRNFADDDTILSSSQGASVANEAPPTAPVRVNDVFWEQFLTERPGSSDTEEASSNFRSNPYDEQEDRRAGQGMLGNSKSMEHLTL